CTGAATTATGCTAAGACCATCTCATGAGGCTTTTTCTCCGAAAAATTTGAGCCAATACTCGATTGTAGTTGCAGTTGCAAAACGTGCACGAGAAATCGCGGATGATGCCGAAAAGGCAGGAGATATTTTAATCGAAAAACCAGTAGATCTGGCAGTGCGGGATTTTATTCGGCATAAATACAGAATCATTTTACCAGTCCAGGAGAAGAATGATTCTTCTTTTTATGAGTAATCGCGGCAGGTGAAATAACTTCATGGAACAAATGACCGCGGTCGGCGTGGCCGTTGAGAACACGGCATATCATTTTGACAAAGAGTTTACGTATTTTCTGCCGGCGGGGATGCAGGCCGCAGCCGGCTGCCGGGTGGTGGTGCCCTTTGGCAGCGGCAACCGTAAAAGGCAGGGAATGATTCTCTCTGTGCAGTCCTGCCAACAGCCCGAGCTGCTGAAATCGGTAACGGCTGTGCTGGATCAAACGCCCTTGCTTTCCGCGGAACAAATCCTGATGGTGCCCTGGCTAAAGGAACACTACTTTTGCAGTTTGTTTGACGCGGTGAAGCTGCTGCTTCCCGCTGGAATTAATTTTAAAATTTCCACACAGTATGCTCTGGCTGTTCCAAAGCAGGATTTCTCTGAACAGGATTTCTCCGACACAGAGGTTCTTGTGCTGAAGCGCCTTTCCCACAAGGCTGCGACTGAGGAAGAACTCTTGCAGATTCTGGACTCCAGACATGGCCCTTCGGTATTGGAGCGCCTTTGCGCTCTTGGCATCATCCAAAAGGAGAGCGCGGTTACCCGCCGGATCGGCGATGCTATGCGGAAAATGATCCGGCTTAGTGCGGAAGAAATGCCGGATTCTCTTCCCCCTAAGCAGCGGGAGGTTTTCGAGCTTTTGCTTTCGATCGGCTGCGTATCGGTAAAAGAGCTGTGTTATTTCGCGGGAGTTACGGCATCTGTGCCGGACGCTTTGGTGAAAAAGGGTCTGGCAGCCTATTATGAAGAGGAGCAGTTCCGGAATCCGTACGAAGAGAGGCAGGAATCTGCCGAAGCGGTGGAGGTCTCTCTCTCTCCGGAGCAGCAGTCCGCCTATGAAGGGCTTTTGAGCCGGTATCGTTCCGGTGCGGCGGTGTCTTTGCTGTATGGCATAACCGGCAGCGGAAAAACACAGGTTTACCTGCGGCTGATTGAGGATGTGATCGCCGATGGCCGTGCCGTGATTGTGATGGTGCCGGAGATTTCTCTGACCCCGCAGACGGTGGCTCTGTTTCATCAGAGGTATGGCAGGCAGGTCGCGGTCTTTCACAGCGGGCTTTCTCTGGGAGAACGGCTCGATGAATGGAAGCGGGTCAAAAACGGACAGGCTAAGATTGTCGTGGGAACCCGGTCTGCTGTATTTGCGCCCTTTGAGCGCCTGGGCCTGATCGTAATGGATGAGGAGCAGGAGGCAACGTATAAATCGGAATCCGCGCCTCGCTACCATGCGCGCGACGTGGCGAAATTCCGGTGTGCGTACCACAAAGCGCTTTTGCTGCTTTGCTCCGCCACGCCATCGGTAGAAACCACCTACTTTGCCCAAAAGGGCCGGTATTCGATGCTTCCGCTTCCCAGCAGATATGGCACGGCTCAACTGCCGCAGGTATCTATTGCGGATATGAACCAGGAAATTCTTCGCGGAAATTCCTCGGTATTCAGCGGGGAGCTTCAGGAGGCCCTAACGGAAACTATCGCCAAGCGCGAGCAGGCGATCCTGCTGCTGAACCGGCGTGGGTATCATACCTTTGCTACGTGCAAATCGTGCAATTCCGTAGTAAGCTGCCCGAATTGCAGTATTTCCTTAACGTACCACGCGGCAAATCACCGCCTGATGTGCCATTACTGCGGCTATTCCATACCGGCTACCCGGCGCTGCCCAAGCTGTGGGCAGGATGAGGTTCGCTTTTCCGGTGCGGGAACCCAAAGAGCTGAAGAACAGCTGGCGCAGCTGTTCCCCCAGGCCCGAATTCTACGACTGGACACCGACAGCACCATGGGGCGCTTTTCCTACGAAAAAAAACTGAGCCGCTTTGAAAACGGAGAATACGATATGATTGTCGGAACCCAGATGGTTGCAAAAGGCTTGGATTTTGCCAATGTAACGCTGGTGGGAGTGCTTTCCGCCGATCAGTCTCTTTATGGGGATGATTTCCGATGTTCCGAACGTTCTTTTGATCTTCTGACCCAGGTGGTCGGTCGATCTGGGCGAGGCTCGTTCCACGGCCGCGCCATCATCCAGACCTTTACGCCCGAAAATCGGGTAATCCGTCTGGCGGCGGCGCAGGACTATGACACCTTTTACCGGGAAGAGATCCAGTTCCGGCAAGCAATGCTGTACCCGCCATTTGCTGATTTTGTACTGATTGGCTTTGTCGGGCAAAAGGAAGAGCAGGTGTGTCAGGCCAGCCTGTATTTTATGAATCTGCTGCGTAATCTGGCCGGCCGGGACTATTCGGACCTGCCGCTGCGTGTGTTGGCCCCCTCACCGGCACTGGTGACGAAGGTCAGCAATAAATATCGGTATCAGCTGCTGATCAAATGCAGAAATGACAAGC
Above is a window of Faecalispora anaeroviscerum DNA encoding:
- a CDS encoding DNA-directed RNA polymerase subunit omega, with the protein product MLRPSHEAFSPKNLSQYSIVVAVAKRAREIADDAEKAGDILIEKPVDLAVRDFIRHKYRIILPVQEKNDSSFYE
- the priA gene encoding primosomal protein N'; protein product: MEQMTAVGVAVENTAYHFDKEFTYFLPAGMQAAAGCRVVVPFGSGNRKRQGMILSVQSCQQPELLKSVTAVLDQTPLLSAEQILMVPWLKEHYFCSLFDAVKLLLPAGINFKISTQYALAVPKQDFSEQDFSDTEVLVLKRLSHKAATEEELLQILDSRHGPSVLERLCALGIIQKESAVTRRIGDAMRKMIRLSAEEMPDSLPPKQREVFELLLSIGCVSVKELCYFAGVTASVPDALVKKGLAAYYEEEQFRNPYEERQESAEAVEVSLSPEQQSAYEGLLSRYRSGAAVSLLYGITGSGKTQVYLRLIEDVIADGRAVIVMVPEISLTPQTVALFHQRYGRQVAVFHSGLSLGERLDEWKRVKNGQAKIVVGTRSAVFAPFERLGLIVMDEEQEATYKSESAPRYHARDVAKFRCAYHKALLLLCSATPSVETTYFAQKGRYSMLPLPSRYGTAQLPQVSIADMNQEILRGNSSVFSGELQEALTETIAKREQAILLLNRRGYHTFATCKSCNSVVSCPNCSISLTYHAANHRLMCHYCGYSIPATRRCPSCGQDEVRFSGAGTQRAEEQLAQLFPQARILRLDTDSTMGRFSYEKKLSRFENGEYDMIVGTQMVAKGLDFANVTLVGVLSADQSLYGDDFRCSERSFDLLTQVVGRSGRGSFHGRAIIQTFTPENRVIRLAAAQDYDTFYREEIQFRQAMLYPPFADFVLIGFVGQKEEQVCQASLYFMNLLRNLAGRDYSDLPLRVLAPSPALVTKVSNKYRYQLLIKCRNDKRLRAMLSRLCVEFSAERRFAQVTAFVDTNPVSAL